The stretch of DNA CCAATCTGGGCAACAAACACGTGCTGTAGGTAACGCCATCTTTTCAAAATTCTAATGATTCTGAGATCGAGGCGATCAAAAAAAATTGCAACTCGCAAGTTTTTCGGCTGCTGGTAAAATTTTACAGTCGAAGATGCGAGCAAAATAACCAAAACTCGACGCAGGAGACATAGGCTAGAATGCAAAATCAAGGTAACAAACAGGGCAATTAAGGGAGCAAGTCTAATGGAATGGTGCCCCCCATGATCAGACGTATATCAATATTGGCAGTAGCGATGGTTGTGGGGCTAACGGCTATGATAATGATCGGGTGCGGGAGCAGTGAAACGCCATCGCAGGTCGTCGAAAAATACTACAAGGTAATACAAGATAGTAATTGCGAAGCTGTACCCGACCTGGTAGTAAGTGGACGACCCAAGGTGCTTGATAATTATGTCAATAGCTGTAAGAGATATGCGGGTAAGCTTGAGAGCTACTCGATAAAGGGGCAAGGGTTTGCGTACGGCGGCGGTGTTGCGGGTGTCGATACAGAAGTGACCTTGAAAGATGATAACGGCGGTGAAACAACCAAATCCGTACAGCAGGTCCTCACTACAACCGATGACGGTTGGAAGCTAACCATATTGGAAGATAGGGATTAGGTGGACTCATAGTACCAAAGGAATAACCCATCTGAATATGGAGTACGAAAACTGAAAAAACTGCTTTGAAGCTCAAAGAGACTATAGGCTGCTGCTTCACTTCCCAGCTTCAACATGATGTATCAATGCCAGTGGATGAATCGTCTTGACTGGCTAGCCGGAAATCCTCTTCACAACCTCTATAATATTATTTCATATCCAAGTGAGGAGGTGGCAGAAGTGAGATCGTTGAGATATTTCCGGGTTTTTCTCACAGGGGCCGTATTGACACTCACAATGGCCATTGCAGCACCGGCAGCTCTGGCGGTTCCACCAAGTCCCATCGGCCCGCCACAGGCTGCGATAGGCCGTATACCTGGGCTGGGAGGCGGCACTGAAGCACAGTCCGGTCCGCGCTGGGGCGAAGGCCGTTTTACTTTCAGAACAGTTGACACGAAGTGGAAGGAGCTGAGTAACTGGGAGTCTAGCCCGGGGCGCCGGTTTTCAAGATAGGCTATACTTCCTTTTCCCGGCTGGAAATTGCGGCTCTCTTAAACCGCTTTTCTCTATTTATGCAGTAATTTTCTGAACCAATTTTGCCAGTTGGTCCAGGAAATGTAAGTTCGAATAAGCGCCGATTGCGCCCACCAATTTCTTCCCCCTCATGAATGGCTTACATGAGCCATTTCTTTCCTCGAAATACCCAGGTGTTATTCGGATACCGTTTTGAGCTGTCCGGTGAAACCGAACTGCTTCGGTTTCTTCGCGACGATCTGTTTATTCTCGATGGCCGCGTAAAGTTGCGCTATCGTGCTCTGGGATGGGGTTGGCATACCTTCCACACCGTGGGAATGAAGCCATTCCCGGGCCTGTACCTGATCGAATGTGTCGAAGGTGATGTTCGCATAGCAGCGCCCCGGCCGTGAAATAGCCGGATGCAGTTCGCCGAGATCTTCGTTGGTCGTGATCAGCACCAGGATGCGAAGCCCCTGCCCGATCAGCCCGTCGCAGACGTTCAGCAGGCGCGACAATGCCTGTCCCGTCTGCTGCCGGGCATCCCTTGCCAGCAGTTCCCCGGTGTCTTCGGCGACGAACAGGTTCAGTTTCTTGTGTGGCGCCCTCGTCAGGATGTCGAGCATGTAGTCGGCATTTGCGCCGAAGAAGACGTCAGGATCGACGATGTAGTTGATATCGATCGAGTCCTCACACGTGCGGCACCAGGAACGCAGGGCGTATGTCTTGCCCGTACCTGGTATGCCGTTCCATAGCACCAGCTTGCCCTCCGACCCCGATTCGATATCCGTCGCCAGTAACTCCTCGAGCGCGGCGCGCGTCGTGTCGACATAATTGTTTTTGATCTCCGGCCACGCGGGCCCCGCGATCCCGCGTTTCGTGCAATGCGGCCCGCTCTGGCCCATCCGCCAGAAAGACACCTCGACGACATCCTCCTTGTGTTCGGACGGCGGAACCCGCTCGCGAACCAGCTCGAGCAGTCCGATTGCGGCATCGTCATCCTTGCCATATGCTTCCGCGTGCAAAAAATCATTCTTGAGTCCGACGACAAGCAGACCCTGGGGGAACCTGAAGACGAAACTGGTCAGACCCTCCTGGGTGACCCGTTTCCATTCCAGGCTCGCTTCCTTGAACGTCGAAGCATCGAGCGAAGCAACGGAATGGTAGGATGTCTCCCGCGCAAACCTGAAGCCGCCAACGCGCGCCTCGGAGATTATGAGTTCGTGAACGGAATGTATGAGCATGCTAAGGTCGGTCATTGCTGATCCCTCTTTTTTTCCAGCGGCCACCGGCGCGGCCGAAATTACCTGTTGCAAGAATCATAGCAGGCGGCTTCGCGGGAAGATAATTTGCTCGTCTGGGAATAAAAACTGGTGCAGATGCAGGGGGCCGCTAAGCGGTTTTATTCCGGTAGATCCTCAGCGCCAGCAGATACGAGGCAATCAATAAGGCAACGCACCAGGCAATCGCGGCCCAGGCCCTTGGTCCGGCAATGCCGTCGATCAGAAGCGAACGCATTGTCTCGACAATCGGTGTCATCGGCTGATTGTCGGCGAAAACCCGTAGCGACGCGGTCATCGAGCCCGCGGGAATGAATGATGAGCTTATGAAGATAAGTATCATCAGAATGTAGCTGAAAGCCCCCGCGCCCTCAGCGCTCTTGGCGAGCAAACCAAAGACGATCGCAAGCCAGGTCGTGGCCAGCGTGAATAAAAGCAGGATCCCGAAGAATATCAGCCACGCCGCCATGCCGGCTCCCGGGCGGAAGCCGGCGACAAAAGAAACGAGCAGCACCAGCAGAACCGAAACGAGATTGGACAGTACCGATGAAACCGCGTGGCCGCCCAGTATCGATGAAGGCGCGATCGGCATGGACCTGAAACGGTTGATGATGCCCCTGGTCATGTCGTTGTTTACTCGCAGCGCCGCGTAGGCGATCCCGCTCACCACACAGAGGATGACGATTCCGGGGGTGATGAAGTCGATGTATTGCACGGAGCCGGAACTCGTCTGGAGCGCGCTGCCGAACACGTAGACAAACAGCAGCATGAAAGCCACCGGCATGGCCGCGACCGTGATTATCGTATCGATGCTGCGAACGGTATGACGCAGGCTTCGCTTGGCCATCACCAATGTGTCGTGCACCGCGTACATTACTTATTTCCCTCGCTGTCGCTGATGATTTTTAGAAAGGCGTCATCCAGCGTCGCCGTTTTCTGCGAGAATTCAGAAACGGTGATTTGGGCGTTCTCGATCCGGTTGAATATACGGACTATCTGGGCCACGCTGCCGTCGGTCGCGATCGTCAAGGACAGCGCACCATCATCGGGGGTCACGTCATAATCCTGGAAAAGCCGGGCGGCGGCTTCCATCTGCCCGGTGTCAGGGAAACCGAGCTCTATCCTTCCATGCGGAAGAAGCTTCTTCAGCTCGCCCGCGGTTCCTTCGGCGACGATTCTGCCCTGGCTTAAAATCGCGATCCTGTCCGCCAGCCGGTCGGCCTCTTCCAGATTCTGCGTGGTCAAAAATACAGTCGTGCCACCCTGGGAAAGCGCCTTGATCGTTTCCCACATCATGTTGCGGCTTAAAGGATCAAGACCGGACGTGGGCTCGTCAAAAAAGATGACCGGCGGGTCTCCGATGAGACCCATGGCGATATCGAGCCGCCGGCGCATGCCGCCGGAGAAAGTTCCGGTGCGGCGGTCGGCGGCATCCTGGAGACTGAATCGCTCCAGCAGTTCTTCGGCGGTGCGGGCCGGGTCTTCGATATGGCGGAGGTCGCCGATCAGAACGAGATTCTCACGTGCGGTCAGGACCTCATCGACCGCGGCAAATTGTCCGGTGAGGCTTATCTGGGCACGCACTTTCGCCGCCTCAGTCACAACATCAAAACCGTTTACCGTCGCCTTGCCGCCATCGGCTCTCAGCAGCGTCGTCAGGATGTTGATCGTAGTCGTTTTGCCGGCGCCATTGGGTCCAAGCAGACAAAAAACAGATCCTTTTGAAACCCTCAGGCCTATATCATCAAGCACGAGCTGTTTGCCAAAGGACTTTCGAAGACTGGCGGCGCTAATCGCGTCCATCGCTCGCCTTTTTTCGTGCTGCGCGCAGCGCGTCGCGACGCTGGTGCCACTCTTTTTGCAGATCGGGCATCCGCCTGGCCAGGAAATCAGAAAGGGCGGCCATCTCCTCCAGCCAGGCTCGCCGGTCCGGCTGAGCCCTTTTTAGAAGATCGAGGCCTTCCCGCGCCACGACAGACTGTTCTGCGTAGACTTTCGCATCGAAACCATTTCCCTCGACACCCGCCAGATCGAGGCTGACTCTGTCGACTCGCTCGCCGGCCGCGCGCGTTCGCTTCACCAGGTGGAAATTTTCCAGGAACTGGATCGCGCCGGTGATCGCGCTCCGGCTGGCCATCAGCGCATCGGCAAGCTCCGCGATCGGTTGCTGCTCCGGGTCGCAGATCGTCAGGTAGCCGAGCAAGCGCCCCGCCATGGGTGGCAGGCCGTACTGCTGAACATAAAAGCGCCCGGCGCGATCGGCGTAAATCAGCTGTGCATCGTTATCCATATTCCGGATAATACACAAATAACAGAAATGACACAAATTAGTGTAATTTTAAGAATATTGGCATCGGAGCTTCCGGCTGCCAGCGAGCGGGTTCGTACTTCCGTCATGAAAATGATTGAATTCATCAACCGCCGTCGTCCCGGAAGCATCTTCCTGATTGGGAGGGGAATGAGAAGGCTAAATCGAAAATCTGATTGCTCCCTGCGGCATGAACTGTGGTATCTGCCACAGGCACACCTGCGGAATAATAGCCCATGTCAGGGCTGCGGCAAGATCGAGGCATCTGGATAAAAGATACAGGACAAGATACGGAATGAGCGAAATCGAGAATCTGGAATTTATCCGCGACAATGGCATTAACGCGTTCATAAAGAGAGAACGCGATCGCTGGCAGTCGCCCCGAGGCGTCCTGTGCGTGCATGACAGGAACTACCATTGACGTCTCAACTGGAATCGATATGCTCTTTTAGCGCGGCGAGTTTTTTGTCCCAGAACTTTTCGTAATAGGCGAGCCATCGTTTGACTTCGAGGAGCGGTTCCGGTTGCAGCCTGTAGCGCCGCTCCCGGCCAATTTTACGTTCGCCGACCAGCCCCGCTTCTGACAACACGCCCAGGTGTTTGGAGACAGCCGTGCGGCTGATGGGGAACGGCTCGCTGATCTTGCCGACGGGCAGCTCCTCGCTGGAAAGCAGCCGCAATATTTTTCTTCGCGTGGGATCGGCCAGCGCCTGAAAAACGTCATGCTTTAGCGCCGGCGGCATCAGCCTTCAACTACCTTGCGGAGATTCTCGCGGATCATCGGCTCCCAGCCATTGTTCATGATCTCGTGGACCATCGCCTGCTTCATTCCCGTCCTCGGTATGATCTCGTCGGCAGCCCCCCAACCTGAATGGGTGAGGGTGAATTCTGTTTTGCCTTCCACCTCTTGCAACTCAAAGAGCACGCGCCATCCGAAGTCATCCCAGGAAAAAGAGAGCCGCCGGGGAGGATCCAGCTCGAGCACTTTGCAGGGAGTCGCCCCGAAGGGCGTCTGCAGATGAAATACGTGACCGGCTTCCGGCTGAAAATCATTCGGCATGCACCATTCGGCAATGCCTTCTGAGGTTGCGACGGCCTGCCAAACACGCTCGATAGGCGCGTTCAGCATGATCTTCTTTTGGATATCAGGAAGTGTAGATGGATTATTTCCCTGCATTTTGGTGCCTCCACGATTGAATTTAAAATGAAACCAAATAGTTACATGTTAAATTATATAAAACCAAAAGGGCAGGTTCAACGAGGAGCTGGCGCAATCCGGCGTGTTGTGGGAGCAAAAGAGGACGCCCAGCCATCAAAGATCATTTCCCGAGTAAGAGAGGTTGAAGCTCTTGTTGATCAGGGGGAAATCGGGAACCATGTTTTCCTGTCCGGCGTACCCCAGCGCCGTCCAGTTCAGGAAAGACGGGTCGCAAACGGCGACTCTGCTGATCTCCCCATTGGAATCTGTGGCGACGAGATAGACGATGCTGCCCCGCCAGCCTTCGACGACGCTGACGGCGAACGAGTTCTTCCGGTAGTCTGCGTTAAGCGGTTCGGTTGGTTCGTGCGTTGCCCCGGTCGCGTCCTCTTCGTGTCCGGGCGATTTCCCGGGGTGTCCTGAAACATTATCGAGAGAGCCAAGCATCTCTTTCAGGATCGCGATTGAGGCGTGCACTTCAGCGACTCTAACCCGGAACCTCGCAAGCACGTCGCCGTCATCTTCCGTGGCCACGTCGAGGCTGATCTTTCCATAGGCGCAATAGGGATAATCGACCCTGGCGTCGGCCCTCAGTCCGACCGCCCTGGCGGGGATGCCTCGCACGCCATGATCGCGGGCGATCGCCAGTGGCAGGATACCCGTTCCTTCCAGCCGGTTGATCAAGGTGTTACTGCTTTCAGCAACGGCCAGGACATCATCGAAATCTTTTTCCAGTGCGTCGAGTTCGGCCGGGAGCCTCCGAATGGTTTCTGGCTTCAATCGCGCGTTGGTTCCGCCGAGCTTCGCCACCCCCCTCAGAAAACGGCTGCCTGTCAACCGCTCGTTGATCTGCATGACGGCTTCTCTGAGCCGGGCGCCGGCGGCGCCGCCAAAATTAAAACCGGTGTCGGTCATGATGGCGCCGATGTCGCCGATGTGATTGGCCAGCCGCTCCAGCTCGCTGAAGACGACCCGATGACGATTATCACTTTCCGGCACGCTGATGCCGGCCAACGATTCGAGCGCCAGACAGAAAGCTAGCGCGTGGCTGAAGGAGCTGTCTCCGGAAATGCGCTCCGCCAGTCTCAGCTTGTCTGCCTGCGGCAGGACCTCGAAGAGCTTCTCGCTGCCCTTGTGGGAGTAGCCGAGCCGCGGCTCCAGCAACAGGATCTCCTCGCCGGCGACGCTGAAGCGAAAATGACCGGGCTCGATGATGCCGGCATGCACCGGGCCGACCGGGATCTCGTATATTCCCTCGCCGCCTAGTTCGCGGAACTGGAAGCTGCCCTCGGCTTCCGGCGGCCGGGTCTTCCAGTCGAAATCTTTTCTCAAGGGGAAGGCGTCCGCCGGCCAGTTCTCGTGCAGGATCAACGGCCGCGGATTGGGATGGCCGACGGGTTCCAGGCCGAAGAAAGTCTTTATCCTGCGCTCGTGTATGGAGGCTTCGTGGATCCTCGGCGTCAGCGATGGAAACTCCCCGAGCACCTCGATCCACAGGCCGAGAAACAGATTCTCGCCGGGTACGCCAAAGACGTACATGATCCGGAAGAACCCGGACCGGCCGCGTTCGTCAAAACAGGTGATTATCATCAACGGCAGTTCGTGATGGTCGTAGAGGCTCTCACAGACTGCGGCGATCTCGGCTGCAGGGACCTCGCACGCGATCAGGTTCCCATGGGACTCCACCGCCGCATTTCGCGGAAGATATTTCGTGCTGATTGTTTCGTGCCGGGTTTCAGTCATTTTTCATCCATTGATCAAGGCCGCAGCCGTGGTGATGAGTGTCTTTAAGGATTCCGGCAGGTATAGCCCTGCGGCGACGAACAGGCCGAGCAATGCCAGCGGCGGCAGCACGGTCAGAAAATTGGACTCACCTGCTGGCAGGGGCTCGGGGTCGCGGCCGAAGGTCATGCCGGCGATATGCTTCAGAAAACCGGCGAAGACGAGCACCAGCAGCAACAGCACCGCGATCACCACCGGCAGATGGGCGCCCATGCCGGCGGAAAGGATATAGAACTCAGTCAGGAAGATGCCGAACGGAGGCATGCCGGTGATAGCGAGAAATCCTATCAGGAGTATCACGCTGGTTGCCGGCAGCGCTGACAGGACTCCCTTTACGTTTCGTATCTTGGTGGAGCTGTATTTAAGGAATATGTTTCCAGCGGAAAAGAACAGGATGGATTTCGCCAGCGAGTGATAGATCATGTGCAGCAACGCCGCGAATGTCCCCAGGCCGCCGAAGCCGAAGCCCAGGGCGGCGATGCCCATGTGCTCGATGCTCGAGTAGGCGAACAGGCGTTTGTAATTTTTCTGCACGATGATGATGAAGGCCGAGATCCCGATTGACAGCACGCCGAAATAAACCATCAGGTCTCTGGAAAAAGAGGCGGCGCCGGCGGCGTCGGCGACTATCCTGAACTTCAGGATCGCCAGCATGGCGACATTCAGCAGCGCTCCTGAGAGCAGGGCGCTGATGGGCGAGGGCGCCTTGCTGTGCGCGTCGGGAAGCCAGGTGTGCATCGGCGCCAAACCTACCTTGGTGCCGTAGCCGATGAGCACGAAGATGAAGGCGATCTTGGCCAGAAGCGGGTCCATGCCGCTCGCGCTACCGGTCAGCGCCCCCCAGTCGATGAATCTGCTCACTCCGGTCTCTGAAGTGGAAGTGAGAAAAAGCAGCGTGCCGAAAAATCCAAGCAGCAGGCCTATCGAGTTGATGATCAGGTACTTCCATGCGGCTTCCATCGACGAGGGCTTGTTGTAAAAACTGATCAGGAAAGCCGTTGAAAGAGTCGTCGCCTCGATGGCTATCCACATGCCTATCGGGCTCAGCGTCAAGATGGCGAAGAACATCGCCACCAGAAACAGATGCAGCAGGACGAAGTACTGCCGCACGCGGCTAAAGCCGATTATCTGCTTCCGCACTTCTTCACGCAGGTAGCCGATGGAATAAAAAACCGCGGCCAGGCCGACCAGCGTCACGGTGATCAGGACGACCGCCCCCAGCGAGTCGACCGCGAGATAGGTCCCATAATCGCTGCTGCCGTTTCTTACTACATCCGCGATTATGATGGCGACGGCGGCAAGCTCCAGCGGCGCTGATATCGCCGCGATGACTTCCAGCCCGAGGATCCTGTTTCGCACAGCCAGAGACGCGGCCGCAGCTATCAGGGGGACGATCAGTAAAAGAACAAGGGCCACGGGTCAGTCCTTCAGTTTTTTCATGCTGGTGACATCCATGGAACCGAACTTGCGGAAGATCATCGAAGCGAAAACCGTGGCGATGATCACCCAGATAAGGATATTGAATGTGATTCCCAGCTGGAACCCGGGACTCTCCTCAAGGCCGGCAAAGAGCGCGAACGAGACGATGCCGTTCTCCAGCGAGAGGATGCCGAGCACCTGGGATATGGCTCCCCGCCGGTTGATGCTCAGGAAGAGAGATATCAGAATCGTCGCAAATGCCAGACGCATGAGTTTATCGCTTCCGGGAGCCAGCATTGCCAGCGGCGAGAAGAAGTCGCTCTGGGTCAGCACCAGCAGGGCGGCGATTACCGTCAGTGTCGCCGGTGTGTTCAGGTAGGTGCTCACCGAAAACTTCAGTTCGTGGCGCTTGATCAGGCCGTAGAAGAAATAGGGGGCGATGACGATCTTGACGGCGACAGTGGCGACAATGGCAACGATCAGGAGCGGTGTAAACCGGTCGAAGGCGGACGCCAGCAGCAACACGCCGATTGCCGACGACTGGGCCATGTAGAGCCTGATGGCGGAGGTATTCTTTCGGGTAAAGTGAAGCAGTCCGGCCATGGCGAAGATGAATGTGGCGAACAGCAGCAGTGTTTGTTGGTTGAGATGAGACATGCGTCAGCGCACCAGCCCCGCGGCGATGGCGCTGATGACAAAAGAGGTGAACAGCAGATCCGGCAGGCGGAATATCCTCAGCTTGGCGATGCTAGACTCGATAATGGCGATGGCGGCGCAGAAGGCTCCGGCCTTGACGAGAAACATGACCAGCGCCAAAGCCAGCGGCGCCGCTTCCAGCGAGCCCGCGATGCCCCGTGGCAGGAAGAGATTGGCCCCAAGCGCGATGAAGATCAGGTATTTGTTGGCCGCGCCCCATTCCATCAGCGCCAGCCTCTTGCCCGAGTACTCGATGATCATCGCCTCGTGGATCATGGTCAGTTCAAGATGGGTGGAAGGATTATCGAAGGGATAACGGCAGGTCTCGGCCAGCATGGCGATCGAGAAGCCGATGAACGCCAGGCCTACCGGCAGGTATCCGGAAAGCGGCAGTGAGGCGATGCTCGACGAGATGGCGGCGAGATTGGTAGAGCGGCTGACGAGCGCCAGCGTCACCAGCGACAGTATCAGGCCGCCTTCGGTCAGGGCGGCCACCAGCATCTCACGGCTGGAGCCGAAGCCGCCGAAGGCGCCGCCGGCATCGATACCCGCCAGCGCTAGCATGAAGGTTCCCAGCGCCACCAGGTAGACTACTACCAGGAAATCTCCGCTGTAACTGTTCGTCAGCGCCGTTGAGAACAGCGGCACGCTGGCCCCGATCACCAGAGTGGTGGCAAAAATCAGATAAGGAGCAATCATGAAGAGCCACGAGGCGTCCTCGCTGACGATCTCGTCCTTGTGCAGCAGCTTCCAAAGATCGCGGTAAGGCTGGAATGAAGAGGCACCGGTGCGGTTCTGAAGCCTGGCCTTTATCCTTTTTGTTAAGCCGATGAAAAATGGTGACAGCAGCGGTATCAGCAATATCTGCAATGTCCAGGTAAGGGCGGAGGTCATGACGGGATGCTCGAACCGAGAAAGAAGAGCAGGCCGATAAGGGTGAGCAGTATATAGAGGATATAAGCGTTGATGTTGCCGCTCTGGACCCTGGTCATAAGCCCCGCCACCACGGTGGTCAGGTCCTGCAACGGCCGGTATATATATGTGCGGTAGATATCGTGCAGCCCCATCGTGACTTCGCCGGCTTTAGGGAAGTATCTGTTAGCGTCGTGATATTCGATCTCGGTCTCGCTTCTGGGTCTGAGGACGCGGCGGGAAACCGTGATGATCGAGCGCGAAAAGCCGGTGGCGGTGATCTCCATCCTGGGAGTGAGCGCGGCGCCGCAATCCCAGGTAGGGCCGGTCAGCACCCGGCGCCTGCGGGTCCACAAAAAAACCGCCATGGCGATGGCGGCGGCCGCCAGGCCCAGGGCGATAAAAACCGCGGGCATCGATATCTGCGCAAATCCGTTCTGAACGCTGACAGAGCTGAACCCGGCGGCGTCAGCAGCCGCAGCGTTGTGTGTGTTTGCCAGGCTGCCGGCAACGCCGGACAGCAACCGCAGGAATCTTCCGGAAAAAAGGCCCAGACCGATGACGGCGGCGGCCAGGCCCGCCATCGCCAGCCGGGGAAAGATCTCAGACTCCTTCGCCTGCGATGCGTCGTTGCTGCGGGGCCGGGCAAGAAAGGTGACGCCGAAAGCCTTGACGAAGCAGGCGGCGGCCAGGCCGCTGGTGAAAGCCAGCGATCCGATCGCCAGGATAAAAACGATTTTAGTCGTCACGTCAAAAGCGTTGACGCCCTGGAACAGCGCCTGAAAGGTCAGCCATTCGCTGAAGAAACCGTTAAGGGGCGGCAGCGCCGAGATCGCCATCGAGCCTATGAGAAAAAACAGCGCTGTCTGCGGCATACGTTTGATCAGGCCGCCGTATTTTTCGATGTTGCGGGTGTGGGTCGCGGCGATGACCGAACCCGCTCCCAGGAACAGCAGCGCCTTGAAGGTCGCGTGATTCACGGTATGGAAAAGGGCCGCCGCCAGGGCGAGCGCCGCGAGCGAGTCCATTCCCAGCGATGAAAAGACGAGGGCGCTTCCAAGTCCCAGCAGAATGATGCCGATGTTCTCGATGCTGTGGTAGGCGAGCAGCTTTTTGAGGTCGTGTTCGGAGAGGGCGTAAAGCACACCCAGAAGCGAGGAGACCGCCCCGATCGCGATGATGAGCAGGCCCCACCACAGGGAGACGGCGGGCATGATGCCGAAGCAGATACGGATCAGCATATAGATGCCGGTCTTGATCATGACTCCCGACATCAGGGCGGAGACATGCGATGGCGCCGCCGGATGAGCGCTTGGCAGCCAGATATGAAGAGGAATGAATCCCGCCTTCATGCCGAATCCGATCAACGCGGAGACAAAGATGGCATTCCTGGCAAGCGGTGACGCCTGAGCCATGCCGCCGGCGATGGCTTCGAAATCAAAAGACCCCGTGGCCTGGTGCATGAGCAGGAAAGAAAAGATTATGAAGGCGGTGCCGGCATGGGTCATGACCAGATACAGCGAACCGGCCCTGACGTTGGCGCTTTCCCGATGCTCGTAGACCACCAGGAAATAGGAGGCCAGTGACATCACCTCCCAGGCGATCAGGAAGAATAACGCGTTGTGCGCCGTCGCCACCACGATCATGCTGGCGATGAAGATATTGTAAAAAAAGCCCAGCAGCCCGAGGCTGTATTTTCCGTAATAGTGGCGGACGTACCCGAGCGCATAGACCGAGCAGAGCAGGGCCACGAAGCAGATGACCGCCATGAAGAAGGCCGAGAGCCGGTCGAGGCGGAACGAGAAAGAAAGCAGCGGCAATGTCGAATCGGCGCTGAATGCCGGTGTCCTGCCATCGATGAGGACAGCGCCCGAGAAAGCTAGGCCGGCAAGCGAGCCTGCGATCGCCAGGCCGTTACCCCAGAAGTTTGCGGCGCGGTTGCTGCGGCCGAGCGCCGGCGCTCCCGCGGCGCCGATCGCGAACACGGCCAGGATGGCGTAAAAAACGCCGGGCGAAGTCAGGAAGTCCGTCAAGGATCAGGTTTTTGACCGTTTGCGGTTGAGCTTCCCGAGGATCTCGAGAAGAGCGCCGATTATCTGGCGGGGTGAAGGCGGATCGCCGGGAACCTCGAAGTCGACGGGGATGACATTGCCGACCCCATCGAGAACCGCGTACGAACCCTTGAACAGGCCGCCGTCGATGGCGTCGTCTCCGACCGCGATCACGAATTTCGGCGCGGGCATGGCTTCGTAGGTCTTTACCAGAGCCTCGCGCATGTTCCGGGT from Actinomycetota bacterium encodes:
- a CDS encoding NADH-quinone oxidoreductase subunit H, which encodes MTSALTWTLQILLIPLLSPFFIGLTKRIKARLQNRTGASSFQPYRDLWKLLHKDEIVSEDASWLFMIAPYLIFATTLVIGASVPLFSTALTNSYSGDFLVVVYLVALGTFMLALAGIDAGGAFGGFGSSREMLVAALTEGGLILSLVTLALVSRSTNLAAISSSIASLPLSGYLPVGLAFIGFSIAMLAETCRYPFDNPSTHLELTMIHEAMIIEYSGKRLALMEWGAANKYLIFIALGANLFLPRGIAGSLEAAPLALALVMFLVKAGAFCAAIAIIESSIAKLRIFRLPDLLFTSFVISAIAAGLVR
- the hyfB gene encoding hydrogenase 4 subunit B, yielding MTDFLTSPGVFYAILAVFAIGAAGAPALGRSNRAANFWGNGLAIAGSLAGLAFSGAVLIDGRTPAFSADSTLPLLSFSFRLDRLSAFFMAVICFVALLCSVYALGYVRHYYGKYSLGLLGFFYNIFIASMIVVATAHNALFFLIAWEVMSLASYFLVVYEHRESANVRAGSLYLVMTHAGTAFIIFSFLLMHQATGSFDFEAIAGGMAQASPLARNAIFVSALIGFGMKAGFIPLHIWLPSAHPAAPSHVSALMSGVMIKTGIYMLIRICFGIMPAVSLWWGLLIIAIGAVSSLLGVLYALSEHDLKKLLAYHSIENIGIILLGLGSALVFSSLGMDSLAALALAAALFHTVNHATFKALLFLGAGSVIAATHTRNIEKYGGLIKRMPQTALFFLIGSMAISALPPLNGFFSEWLTFQALFQGVNAFDVTTKIVFILAIGSLAFTSGLAAACFVKAFGVTFLARPRSNDASQAKESEIFPRLAMAGLAAAVIGLGLFSGRFLRLLSGVAGSLANTHNAAAADAAGFSSVSVQNGFAQISMPAVFIALGLAAAAIAMAVFLWTRRRRVLTGPTWDCGAALTPRMEITATGFSRSIITVSRRVLRPRSETEIEYHDANRYFPKAGEVTMGLHDIYRTYIYRPLQDLTTVVAGLMTRVQSGNINAYILYILLTLIGLLFFLGSSIPS